TAGTGTGATATTTTAGTGTTTTGTGTCTTAAGTAggtaacaaaacaataacaaaggaTATATTTTGTGTCATTCATTATGATGTTGATATCAAAAATGCAAcaggtacataaataattattcctCTTCTGGTTCAATTTtatgtttacatatttattgttgtCAGGATTCTGAGTGAGCACAATTGCAATTTAATTCTAAAAGAATCTGTATCATTACATTTATTAGGTTCATTATATATTAGTCTAGAAGTCAAATATATTCTAGGTAAATAGATTGATTTCATATTATTCAAAGTCTGTTCATATTTTGATGGTAACTTGAATGCTTGTAAACAAATTTAATATGTCTTCCTATgcattaaatatgaattaataaGCAATTATAAGTGAAACTGTACTTCTAGCTTGGAACATCTGCACAGCCAGCAAATAGTCTTCCAATAGTAGTGGAGAACTCGGCTGAGTCTCGGCAAGCATCAACAACTGAGAGTCTAGACACATCTGGTGACATAAGCGAAGAAAGAGAAGTGGAAATACAAGATGTTGTTAAAGAAGGACATGATAAGGCAGACCCGTCACAATTTGAATTGCTCAAAGTTCTTGGTGAAGGTTCCTTtggaaaagtatttttagtacGAAAAGTTACTGGTGCAGATGCTGGCACACTCTATGCCATGAAGGTGAAGTTTATATATAATATCCGTTTTTTAGTATACATAAGCAGTGactataaattataattcatcatttgtttaacttttaggtacttaaaaaagcTACATTAAAAGTAAGAGATAGAGAACGTACAAAAATGGAGAGAAATATTCTAGTTGAAATGGGCCATCCATTTATAGTTAAATTACATTATGCATTTCAAACTGCTGGTAAACTATACTTAATTCTAGACTTCCTCCGTGGTGGTGATTTATTTTCTCGACTCAGTAAAGAGGTAAGTCTAATtacctattgtttttgtttgtaaatgtgtatgaaataaataaacaatgataAAGCACATTGTATTGTACTCAAGTCAACATTAGTACGCATGCTGGCATAAATTTTAGTTCActacacatttatttaattttaggtaaTGTTTACTGAGGAGGATGTAAAGTTTTACCTAGCTGAACTAGCTTTAGCATTAGAACATGTACACAAGTTGGGAATAATATACAGGGATCTCAAAccagaaaacattttattagatGCTGATGGCCATATAGCACTAACTGACTTTGGCTTGTCTAAACTCCCTCCAACTAGTGATAAAGCCTATAGTTTTTGTGGCACTGTGGAATATATGGCACCAGAGGTAGTCAACAGGAGAGGACATACATTTGCAGCAGACTGGTGGTCTTTTGGTGTACTTATGGTATGTTACTAATAATGCTTTATTATTTAGTATGCAGGTTATTAACTTTTGATCATCAatttaacattattatgaacaaaattattttcagtttgaAATGCTGACAGGAAATTTACCTTTCCATGGCTCAACACGACATGAAACTATGACACaaatattaaaagcaaaacTTGGCATGCCATCAAATCTTAGTGAAGAGGCGCAGTCTCTATTGAGAGCATTATTCAAAAGAAATCCACAAAACAGGTAAAAAATAAtcgataaaaaactttttatatatcAGCTGTATGTAAGACAGACTTTAAaacatgcatttttttttagattggGAGCCGGACCTAATGGCATTGAAGACATTAAGAATCATGAGTTTTTCGCAAACATAGAATGGGATGCGCTTTATAGGAAAGaggtataatttttatatttattttaattaatataagtaagataatTTGTTAaggtaaataagttaaaattattatctcaGAATTGATATGTCTTTCAGCaaacaacaaaaattattttcctGTTATATGTTTATCCACCTAACAGTAACAGGAGGAACTGAACAAGAACGaattaatgaatattatttgCTTATTAAGCTGTGTAACgtatttttaggatttttgtCTTTTTGTATTATTAGGGTTTACAACAAAGACTTTAGAAAACTGATCCCATATCAGTCAATGCTAATTTAATTGCCCTCTTTTTACCCAGTCTATCTAAGCAGTCGCCAAGATGAGTTATGTTTTTGCGGGTGTCTTGTATGTATATATGCATAGACATATATTATATTTCCAAACGGCTGATGGGATTGTGGTCTAGTTAGCTTTGTCTGGATAATCCGTGTCTTTAGAGTGTTTTTCTTAAACCGGCTGTGTGCGAATCGGACTTACGTTTGAAGGGTTTCGTACCATTACCCCGTGTCACTGAGGACACGTAAAGCCGGCCTCCCTGAATGCTACTCTATAACAGTCGTTGTTGTAATTCCACGTCGGAGGCCGGATGGCGGATTTGAGAAACTTTGTCTCTAGGGTTTATTAGGTGATTAAATCAGCAGCTCACTCAATAAGAAGAAGATACCTTTATCTATAAAAAGAGCAAagaaattaagtttttaatacGGGGGCCCCTTAAAATATCTACTTTTCAATGAAAATGCATCATATGAGACCATTCATCATCGTTCATCATGATATACAGCCTGGTGAACGGACGGACAGCAAGTtcttagtaatagggtcccattttacctttttaaccctaaaaaaacttattttaatttgttttttggcactactactttttttattactaaactatttttttaaattgtctcTTATGGAGTATTTCATTAAAGAAATTATCGTCAGGTGGTGCCTCCATTCCGGCCGGCGGTGTCTCGCGCTGACGATGCGTTCTACTTTGATTCGGAGTTTACGTGTCGCACGCCGCGAGATTCGCCCGGTGTCCCCGCTTCGGCGAATGCACATGAACTATTCCGGTAACATATAATCGTCTATGAATAGCTTGAATTCACGTTGCATCTGGAAAATCTAAAGCGGTACTCGAAGAAAATGGAATGCCTACGTTTTGCTTTGAGCTCTCAATTATGCttgaaaatacttattttatgagTATATAATACAACTGTTAATGACATTGCAAATTCCACAGgaagtataataattttcgCATCTTATTTAATTTCACCATTAGTCATATTTAAGACAGCTTATTGCATAATACGCAGCGGTGTATTATCATATCATTTGACTGTTTGATGATAAGATAAATTCACTTTGTCACTCATTTAACCTTGCACACAGTAAATAAATCCTTTATATGTGTATGTTTTCAGCGGTTTCAGTTTTGTGGCGCCCTGTTTACTCAACGATGACAGTAACAAAACGGTTACAAATCAAAATCAGAATCATGCTGCTACGAATAATAAGACGTCCACCGAAGATTTTTGGGCAGGATTTGTCAATAGGAATAATTTCTTTGATGAATACAGGTAGGCATTCAGCAGTTGATGCATGTTTCTATAATTATTGTATCAATTAGGTCAAGAAACAGATGATTAAGGCTGGCTTCAAGAGGGAGGAATGTAAAGAACATCTTATTTTAGCATTGGCACAAAGTATTTTGTAATTAGCAAGAATTTAGAAATTCTACTTTCCATAAAAAGTTTGCGTTAGCTTCTATTATCCATACTATGGCAGGGAAAGGAGACAAAcaaaatgtgataaaaatttaaaaattacagaTTAATGGGAGAACTAGGCACCGGATCGTTTTCAGTTGTCCGCCTCTGTGAACACAAAACCTCGAGAGTCCAGTATGCAGTTAAGATCATGGATAAAATGCAATATGATCCTCGTGAAGAAATCGAAATATTATTGAGGTACGTGTTTTTGATTGTAGAAGGAATAAAATGTGTAATACTACTAAGAACTTTCAAGCAACAGAAGTCGACATATGCAATATTGTAAGTATTCCTTTCACGGGAAATATAGGATactagcggtttcacctgcgtcccgggaaaacttcttcccgtacccagataaaaaagAGCCTGTAGGTATTCAGTGCAGATAGTTTAGCTTCCTAACCGTAAAAGAATTATCCAAATCGATTGGGTAGTTCCACAGCATAttcgatacaaaaaaataaatcgctcctttttatacatatattaaatatgtatacctaGATATTTACACATTAGTGATTCAAGACTTCAAAACGTGTGAATTAGAACAAAACTTAGTGTTTGCGATAACATTTCGATATGGCCCAATGACCTACATCTTAGAACTAAGAAACATTAGAAATCCGAAGCCATAGATTATTCATATCGGGTCAATGTGCAAACTTTTGTAGTCGATTAGACTTTGTGAATATAATTGGCAGTTGTTTTCATAATAGCATTTAGTTCCCTAGACGAATAATAGGCGACAACTCATATGGCTTACATTAATCATTCACATGGCTTTGGTACCTACTTTGTTTTCGTTGATTTGAACTACCTACTTTGCATAACTTCCTTCTTAGACAACTTATAACGGAATGGGCTGGACTAAGATTCTCTTAGACCGCCTTGATATGATGAAAGGGACAacgggacatagggacagaaaaagcgactttgttttattctaGCTATGTAGTGACTATACATATTAGTTTTCCCGTAACAGATACAGCCAACACCCGCACATTATAACCCTGCGGGGAGTATACGAGGAAGGCGGGCGCATCCTCGCAGTAACAGAGCTGTGTCGTGGCGGTGAGCTGCTTGAGCATATCACGCAGCGCCGTTACCTGCCCGAGCACGAGGCCGCGCCCATACTGAGGAATGTCCTTCACGCCATACATTATCTGCATCGCCATACCGTTGTGCATAGGTAACGAGctgatttatatttaaaataaatatcaaatgacccctccctctGTGGGTGCACGGTGAGGGAGtcattatcctccgagccttttctcaactacgttgaggtcagcttccagtctaactggattcagctgagtaccagtgttttacaaggagcgactgtctatctgacctcctcaacccagttacccccataccccttggttagactggtgtcagacttactggcttcgactacccataacgactgtcaaggatattcaatgacacctacagtttaacgtgccatccgaaacactgtcattggtgtcctttacaagcacttataaacagcaaaaattaaaaataggtttgattctaATTGCCAATTCCAAAAGTagtttcctatggagaagaacaggcaagaaactccatggtcaTCAaatcacccctcccgctgtgagtgcagcgtgagggagtgtcagactcttactgactaaaacccaccatgttccttcttaagccctatGTGtacgggctgcgggattgttcgaaagagttaccgcagccctggtacataaaaggcattcgaaggaacatgataggttttaatcagtaagagtctgacactcccttacgttgctaacccacagcgaagGAGTAGTCATTTGATgaattcccataaaaaaggcctttgtgtaccagggccgccagttgggaaaaggctatgcagatgattaaaactttgtttataGTTGATCAATAAAATGTATGCATAATGACATACACGAGGCATATTTTCATATCTTTAAATGCTGACATTTTCCTAACTACATAGTTCACATAAGTGTAAATTATCTTGGTTTGTATTTTAAACGTAAAGTATGATATAAAATGCGATAGACATCGCAATAACTTAGTTATGACGTGTGTTCGTTAAAGTCCGAAGTGCGAGTGGTAGATTTAACCgatgactatagttcggccattcagagaatgcgttcctgacacgtcgcgattgaactgacgacgtaactttgcaatggcgttgcagttacgataaaaatatttttgctggttgtttaccgttttaacaattgaggagcattaaaacaacattattatatcaataatcaatgaatgtagttacgtcgtcagttcaatcgcgacgtgtcaggaacgcattctctgaatggccgaactttaataAGGTGACACCTAATAGCCGCGGGTGTGCGTCTAGGTGCAGCCGCTATGATGAAGGATACACCTAGTTCTAACCGAAGATATAAGGATACAACTAACTTTGGCCGCATATGGCCGGTTACACCTAGCTGTAACCGATCAAACCTAGGAGCCTATGTAACCGATCACTTCAGGATTTTGCCGTACTTAGTACAGgcattcatcatcctccgagcctttttcccaatcatgttggggtcggcttccagtctatccggattcagctgagtaccagtgctttagaagaagcgactgcctatctgacctcctcaacccagttacccgggcaacccgataccccttggttagactggtgtcagacttactggcttctgactacccgtaacgactgccaaggatgttcaatgacagccgggacctacagtttaacgtgccatccaaaacacagtcaatggtgtctaagatatacttagaaagtacatacaaacttagaaaagttgcattggtacttgcctgacctaggatcgaacccgcgccctcatacttgagaggttggtcctttacccactaggccaccacgactttttagtaCAGGCATTCAAGACATGCGTAAACCAAATCAGAAGTTTGTCTTTCTacaaatttataattattttaagtatatctaagCTCAGTGCTGTCGCTTTTTAAACCTCTAGTCGTAGGTATCCATTAATCCAGAAACACTTAATTTACAGAGATATAAAACCTTCGAACATATTGTTCGCTACGTCTGAGAAGAGGCCTGAGGACATTCGTCTAGTGGACTTTGGTTTGGCGAAACAGTTGCGCGCTGAAAACGGCCTACTGATGACGCCGTGTTATACTGCTAACTTCGTCGCTCCTGAGGTGCTAAAGCGGGCTGGATATGATGCCGCTTGTGATATATGGAGCTTAGGTAATTATGacttattatttttcatcaCTTTTTGTTGctttaccgtcagttgcacaaagatctattaaagttaaagcttctttaaatctattgctggcactttttatcttgttgacaaagaaagagccagcaatagatttaaagaagctttaacttaaaTGGAGCATTGTGCAACTGAAGGTTAGTGTATAGTTTCCTTATGGGGGCGGTACCACTGCCCTACGAAACCgcacaatataaacaaaaaagctGTCAAAAGATGCTATTGAATCTTGAAACTTTCGCATATTTTTTGTAGCAAATGTAACTTAAGTTCGCAAAAAATTGCCTACTCGATTACTATGCGTAATCAATTAAAatagagataaaaaaaaacagttcaagaaatatctatctatctattactaattaatttaaactttagCCGTTAGTTATCAAAGGTTATCGTTCAAACAATAATTACAGTTGTACATGAGTTGCAAATATTTCCATACGTACATCGGTGattactatatatttttgtgaaattttAGGTGTGCTAGCTTATATTATGCTGTCTGGAAGAACTCCATTCGCTTCAACTGGAGATGATACTCCTGAAGCAATTTTAGCGAGGATCGAGTCTGGAAAGGTGagttttaattattagttttagtTTCTTTCGCGAGTTGTTACTGGttcaatgtaataaaaataaaaccctaTTAGATGTGGTCTAATATATTAAAACGGTATGGGATACGGCGGATCTTGATCGTagaacattaaaaacatttcaaaatatcGCGGGTTACGAGGCCTTACAGGCTTGTAAAGGATGCCCTGGAAGGAGGGAGGCCCTGGGAAGGATCGTAAAGATGGCGACTCCGAATGTTGCTCAGTAGCAGTTGTTGTTACAATTCTATGTCAGAGGCAACACttaataggctactttttatctacacGCCACGCGGGCGAAGCAGAGCTATCTATCCATCTAATGACATATAAGATAGACATAACTATGACATTTAAATCCATTTTATGTGATATCAGGTAGAGCTATCCTCCGGCGTGTGGGGCAGCGTGTCGGGCGGGGCGCGCGCGCTGGTGCGGCGCCTGCTGCAGCTGGAGCCGGCCGCGCGGCCCCGCGCCGCCGACCTGCTGCGCGAGCCCTGGCtgtgcgcgccgccgccgccgcccgcgcaccccgcgcccgcgcccgcagACCAGCCCGCGCCCGACCTGCGCCGCGCCGTCGATCTCACCTTCCAGGTACACAGTACACATTAAAGGATGACTCACGCTAGACCGTGTCGGGTCCGAGCTGAGTGTCGGCCGTAGCACGGTCACCGAGCTGGTTCCGTGTCTGAAATTACTAAGACGGGCCTCGACCGGGCAATCATCGTTGCGCTGTGATACAGTATACTAGTAGCCGAAGCGGGACCGAGTTGTTTCCGAGCGTTGTCCGTTGCTCGGGCGTCACTCGGCTGCCGCTCGGTATAACGTGAGTGTGTTcatacaaaatatatgtaatattagTTGACCGTGCTACGGCCGACACTCGGCTCGGACCCGACACGGTCTAGCGTGAGTCTTTCTTTATTCGTCATACTGAGCGATTTGTAAACACGCGACGCCGCGAACTCGTATACGGCAGATCGCTATAGGTGCGAAAGTGATGGAGATAGTATTTGAAAGCCCGGTAAAAGCCGGCGCGAGTAAGCGAGATAGCTATATGTAGATGATACAATTGATACAAATGCGCGTGTGTGTTGTGTCACTGTGTGGGTGGCGTGGAATAGGTAGATTCTTATGTGTTGTTTTGATGAGAATTAAGCGCGCGAAGTTTGAAATAGTTTGCTTttgatattgatttttattgaGTCTATTGAGCATTTTAGCAAGGCATGGCTGTTGGGCTTGTATGATAATACCGCCACTGTACACACTGACTAGATAGTCCGCCCAATTTAGACATAAACTCCCACTCTTACCGCGCATAAAAAGAAgccaatatattttattttaataaataattaatttccactttttataactttaattttaaaaatagaacgcatcataatctcccgagccttttccaataGAACGCAATTATCATCGccacatagtataaaacaaagtcgctttttctgtccctatatccctaaatccctttgtacgcttaaatcatcaaaactacgcaaccaattttatgtagttttttaaCAGAAAGAGAGATTAAAGaggaaaattgtatgtataataacatacattaaatagtggggaaatactgttatcccgtgcgaagccggggaaGGTcgctaataatatattatattttttaaattcgtcGTTGAAGCAACAGGTACACAGTAGCCCCAGTGAAGAGACCGATGTAGTTATTGTACCCTTCATGTTTCTTTGTAGGCAATGACCGCTTCGCCGCTGACACCGCAAGTGTTGGGTCCTGTGTCACAATCAACTCTTGCGCAGCGTCGCAGTAAACCCCAACGACGATTCCCACCTACGCAACTTTAAAGTTCCAAGGAGTTTAGGTATCACTCGATATTGTAAGTACATGCTTTATAACGTACCATCCAAGACTCCGGTTATCGTATCTTCTTAAAGGAAACCGTAAAGGttttttcaaatttattattttaattattatcaatTATTTGATTGACAGCTCCGCGTTTTTGTAACtgctatagtctgttttttgatctcgtagactaaactgacattacgagtgttgtcagtttattgcaaattattaaatagtgatgtggcacgaccgaaacttagcgttaataaaatcaagtatcgttttttttacaataagtcatcctgaaataattggcttattcttgatgattacgcatggctttgcgtggtcagatatctctggcagtttgtagcacctcgtgcagccgtgtgtacgtacgttacgtcatcatcctccgagccttttcccaatcatgttggggtcggcttccagtctaaccgtgtgtacgtacgtgaattgtaaatataaaactttgaatgaatattaaattcgtctattatagataaaaagttacgattcaacaaaccggtatcgtaagtacaacactgcacaaaaaaagctagcaacattatttgtaagtttgatattttgcaagtgtcaatttagtctacgagattaaaaaacagactacaGTATGATGCAGTTTAACGAATGTGatgtaaaaaagtatttttgttattgtgcATTATTATTTAAGCTCGTTTAAGTTTTACTCTGGGAAGGCTTATAGTCAATGTTTTTTCATGGGTATTTTAGGGTCTTTGTCTTTTGTCAAAGCATAAAGTTTTTTAGTCAATATCATTGTctactacttacttacttactttcaCTTTATTAAAAGTTTCCTTTTAACGCTAGTATTCTTAAAAACGGATTAATCCATTCGGTTTTTCGagattaaaaaaagaaaacaatattatttatggcATACTCAATGAAAAAGTCACTTGTCTATACACTTTTCGGGAATTTTTTGATCCATTTTCGCCAGTCTAGAATTTATTCCCATCATGAACAATATCACTACATTTAAGACATTCCACGTTCCATTTTATATCATTACATTTTATGTCGTCATTCATTCATTTGGTGTTTTGcaagaaaattaggttaaccGCAGCAGTGTTACTTGTTTCCTAAATTATCTTATTTATAGATCAATTTCAATACTGTTGCAAAATGTCTAGCCATATTTTTATGAGATTAATGAGTTTAGGTGCAAAGGCTCATTTGGACTGTTGAAGTTATTCCAGAAATAACTTATCAccaccatgtttttttttactttaaataaaatgtaaaggtCGGATGGACTTAAGTATcgcgtttattatttattttattataggaaAAGGTGCATTTGAAAAGGATTCGTGCGTAAAAGAGCTTTACTGTTTAGTCAAACGAAAAAAAGTCTtcctacataataattattattgtaataggCACTTGCACTTCTCATTTCCCCTCCTGCAAAGAAGCTACTCCTTAATTTTAAGTGCCCGATTGCTTGTACGGGTATTCCAAATATCGTTCTGTTCAATTCATTAAATACCCTGGCTAACATAATAACTTTCAGAAATTCTTAGtgtatcaattttttttctcCTAATTTTTGCAGAATCATAATAAACAACAAAgtgcaataattattttttaaaagaccGTTTTGGGCATTGCAGGCATAAgtgcaatattatttatttctttggtaCCAATTAAAgtcataataacattatttatgtacaatattttaatagatgCTAATGAATTGTCGCTGATTAGTTCTTTGGATGTTGTTCATATAGTGAAGaatggtttatatttttataaaacagtaTCATTCGATTTAGATAAGCTTAATCGTATTCTATAACCCCCTTATTAATAAACACGAGTAAAGTTATTCCATGTTTAGGTATTTATGAAAATGAccacctttgaaaatgtatagtTATCCGTTAATCCGGGTGTAACTTTAATCCGTGTTTATTAAAAAGGCCCTAAGTGTCTACATGATTAAAGACGCCACACATAACCACAATATTTATTCCGTCTGTTatgttacttaattaatttatttataacgagtaaaaataataacaaaaaaatttacGAGAATCATGTTTGTCATATCTGTATACACTACCTGAATATAATAAATCGTTTGgctgaatataaaataatactctaACATGCATCTAATAAGCATTGCCTGCAGATTTATTTCTACTCACGGTGGTGTTATACTCGTAATCATTTCATATCAATAAGGCCTAACTTATCATcataaaatcattattatttcattgtcAACTATCCTCACTatattcttaaaattatattcatgtAGAATGtcacttacagccagtttcttcatcaaaagttaaagccaaagtaaaagtcaaagtaatgtctaaagtaaaagtaacggtcaaattaaatttttctattagttttgctgtcactttagccttgaaaaaacgaatttgaccgttacttttactttagacattactttaacttttgatgaagaaactggccgttagtattattattatagtggATAAGTAAcacaatattcattatttttgttatgtacGTCAGATATTTTTAGACTTAAGGATGTAATGTGTTAGATACTACGCGAAACCATTTTATGTTGTAGTAAATGTCGCCCTAACTTAACTAACTGTGCCATTCCCTGTGCTTTACTTTCTACTTATCGATTCTATTTACTTAGTTGCTTGCTTAAATTAGTAAACGAAAATTGAGGGAAAAAACATAAACTGtatacgattttattttttattatataatatcgCGTTTCAAAACTGGGAGTCTATATTGTTCTTccaattttttaataatttattttcttgttaaaaacAATTACCAAGGCTCACTGCTAACAACTCTCGTTTTACTTTCTACTTTACATACCAACATACTATTCAGTATTAGGTATGCAGCAGATCGAGCAACGGATTCGCAATGCCAAactatttaataataacttCTAATATAAGGTAACATAATAATTCTATTAACATTATTTGCTGTAACTATCTACGTAACTAATTGTACAtgtctgtattatttttattttaaggtgGCTACCATctatattcatatatttttatacaatattgtattttatttttactacacatTTTTAATAGTTTAGGAATATAACAATATGGTAATTGGTTTTCTACCAAAGATTAGAAGATTTTATTCTTAAAGTTATATTCTAACAAGTTAAAATCGTGAAAATATTAGATTGTGTAGTTTTATCTTTATCATAGAACATAAGGTGTATTTAGCATAATATTTTGAAGTACGTAGCAGCACTTAGTGGTTATTATATTTAccaataacagttttttttttgagttggGAACACCATTCTACTAGCAAACTACTAACAATATTAAGCActctttattattgttataactCGGATTACAATACACCAATAAAATGCCTAAATATTTACCcaaatatacacaaaaaatTACGAAATATCCCTATCAATGCAGTACAAAACACAATGTTTGTTTAAGGTGAATGCTTGTACTGGTAGCTGTTTCAAATGTAATTAGATAGGTAAATAATTCACACAGGGTGTTACAAAACTATTTGCAAGGCCGAAAGGGGGGTTAAATGGGGAATTCATAGTTTAAAATTccggatacaaacaaacaaaaaaatgtttcctctttattatattcgtaTGGATGGAAGTCAGTAGATTACTACTGACTTCatcaaaaaaacatcaaatttaCCGAAGCGAGCTCAactatccaaaccaaatgtttaggctGTTTTCTgactatttagtagatggtttatttgaagtttgcacaaaattaattgagcggttcttcatttatcacattttttgcaacaaaatggcagtatttaataatttatatttactttttcaaTTATATGACAGACTGTCGTAGGGTTGACGATGTTTCTGgatttgataatttaattatttctttaatacttCAGTAAATccgtgtacctacatacaatagGTACGTTGTGTTGTTATAACAT
The nucleotide sequence above comes from Helicoverpa zea isolate HzStark_Cry1AcR chromosome 10, ilHelZeax1.1, whole genome shotgun sequence. Encoded proteins:
- the LOC124633666 gene encoding ribosomal protein S6 kinase 2 beta, with product MPLANTSDPWRMQNVGDNTLGTSAQPANSLPIVVENSAESRQASTTESLDTSGDISEEREVEIQDVVKEGHDKADPSQFELLKVLGEGSFGKVFLVRKVTGADAGTLYAMKVLKKATLKVRDRERTKMERNILVEMGHPFIVKLHYAFQTAGKLYLILDFLRGGDLFSRLSKEVMFTEEDVKFYLAELALALEHVHKLGIIYRDLKPENILLDADGHIALTDFGLSKLPPTSDKAYSFCGTVEYMAPEVVNRRGHTFAADWWSFGVLMFEMLTGNLPFHGSTRHETMTQILKAKLGMPSNLSEEAQSLLRALFKRNPQNRLGAGPNGIEDIKNHEFFANIEWDALYRKEVVPPFRPAVSRADDAFYFDSEFTCRTPRDSPGVPASANAHELFRGFSFVAPCLLNDDSNKTVTNQNQNHAATNNKTSTEDFWAGFVNRNNFFDEYRLMGELGTGSFSVVRLCEHKTSRVQYAVKIMDKMQYDPREEIEILLRYSQHPHIITLRGVYEEGGRILAVTELCRGGELLEHITQRRYLPEHEAAPILRNVLHAIHYLHRHTVVHRDIKPSNILFATSEKRPEDIRLVDFGLAKQLRAENGLLMTPCYTANFVAPEVLKRAGYDAACDIWSLGVLAYIMLSGRTPFASTGDDTPEAILARIESGKVELSSGVWGSVSGGARALVRRLLQLEPAARPRAADLLREPWLCAPPPPPAHPAPAPADQPAPDLRRAVDLTFQAMTASPLTPQVLGPVSQSTLAQRRSKPQRRFPPTQL